A genomic segment from Hypanus sabinus isolate sHypSab1 chromosome 8, sHypSab1.hap1, whole genome shotgun sequence encodes:
- the LOC132397962 gene encoding general transcription factor II-I repeat domain-containing protein 2-like has translation MGMQRRKVLKRFVACLEEVKTFLGSKGLTFPELEQPEWLEKLHFMVDMTAHLNTLNTALQGKGRTALHMLEDVLAFERKLTVLARDLQKGTLSHFPNLREFKQGHDMIISEYLHSAIIAMQTSFGKRFCEFREEKNTLSFPVTPLSIDPSLLNTTALAGVSQPDLEMELADIADKDIWVSKFRRLTADLEDVARQKAVLAQNHKWSDIENLTDDSLQSCVKMKVTSYSPDVQTLCAEVQEQKSH, from the coding sequence acggaaggtgctgaaacgctttgtcgcgtgtctggaagaagtgaaaactttcctgggcagcaaagggctcacctttcctgagctggaacagccagagtggctggaaaagctacacttcatggtagacatgacagcgcacctgaacacgctgaacacagctcttcaggggaaaggacgtacagccctgcacatgttggaggatgttttggcattcgagcgcaagttgacagtgcttgccagagatttacagaaaggcactttgtctcacttccccaatttgagagagttcaaacaaggtcacgacatgataatttcggagtatttacattctgcaatcatcgcaatgcaaacatcgtttgggaaacgcttctgtgagttcagagaggaaaaaaacacattatccttcccggtcactcccttaagcatcgatccttccctactgaatacgactgcattggcaggtgtgagtcaacctgatcttgagatggaactggccgacatagccgacaaagacatatgggtgtccaagtttagacgcttgacagcagaccttgaagatgttgcccgtcagaaggccgttcttgctcagaatcacaaatggagtgatattgaaaacctcacagatgacagcttgcaatcctgtgtaaagatgaaggtgacatcatacagccctgatgtgcagacgctgtgcgctgaggtccaggagcagaaatcccattaa